The following are from one region of the Cryptococcus deuterogattii R265 chromosome 8, complete sequence genome:
- a CDS encoding glycosyl-hydrolase: MITSVIAPLLLAAASYAQQSTPRVLVYTATAPDGYRHDSIPTAIEVIGQNADKYGIQFVFSEDMKLFTNETLSGFDGVMFVSNSEQVLDASGEAALQTFFQSGGVYTGVHSASTCLTDDANYGLALGAFFDYHPPYQTATFERLNTTHPSVANVPDRWTFQEEVYYFSSNPRDNGAVVVLTVDETSYVNNGSNTFDYSSIHGSPHPIAWFIESPLSAQPLMPSVSKAGRSFYTSLGHDNSTWHDATFVGHVMGGLKWALDGASTKAYGVGLVGNDTPSTTNKSTTAPTSSASGGPTAAKSGSVAAASESSSKSSGSEQVLPRGVLIGVAVGILGTVLGMGLAF, encoded by the exons ATGATCACTTCTGTAATtgctcctctccttctcgcaGCAGCTTCCTACGCCCAGCAGTCGACTCCCAGAGTACTCGTCTATACGGCAACTGCTCCTGATGGCTACCGTCATGATTCTATTCCAACTGCCATTGAAGTTATTGGTCAGAATGCCGACAAGTATGGTATCCAGTTTGTATTTTCCGA GGATATGAAATTGTTCACCAATGAGACTCTGAGCGGTTTCGACGGTGTTATGTTTGTTTCCAACTCGGAACAAG TGCTGGACGCATCTGGTGAGGCCGCTTTGCAAACATTCTTCCAGTCTGGCGGAGTGTACACCGGCGTGCACTCTGCATCCACTTGTCTTACCGACGATGCCAACTATGGACTGGCTCTGGGAG CCTTTTTCGACTATCACCCTCCTTATCAGACTGCT ACATTTGAAAGGTTGAATACCACTCACCCCTCTGTGGCTAATGTCCCTGACCGATGGACTTTC CAAGAGGAAGTCTACTACTTTTCGTCGAATCCTCGAGACAACGGCGCCGTCGTTGTCTTGACTGTTGACGAGACAAGCTACGTCA ACAACGGCAGTAACACATTTGATTACTCTTCTATCCATGGCTCACCTCACCCAATCGCATGGTTCATCGAGTCGCCCCTTTCTGCTCAGCCTCTTATGCCGTCGGTTTCTAAAGCTGGTCGATCCTTTTACACTTCTTTGGGACACGATAACTCTA CATGGCATGATGCGACCTTTGTCGGCCACGTCATGGGAGGCTTGAAATGGGCTTTGGACGGTGCGTCAACCAAGGCTTATGGCGTCGGACTTGTCGGGAACGACACGCCTTCAACCACCAACAAGAGCACTACGGCTCCCACCTCATCTGCCAGTGGTGGACCAACTGCTGCTAAATCTGGCTCAGTTGCGGCCGCCTCTGAATCCAGCTCAAAATCCAGTGGCAGTGAACAGGTATTGCCGAGGGGCGTCTTGATAGGCGTGGCTGTAGGTATCCTTGGGACCGTTTTGGGGATGGGTTTGGCGTTTTAG